In Alteromonas naphthalenivorans, one DNA window encodes the following:
- the thrA gene encoding bifunctional aspartate kinase/homoserine dehydrogenase I, with protein sequence MKVLKFGGSSLADAPRYLRVNDISTATHQTDGAAVVLSAPKGVTNALSLLCEQAAAGEDFHPLFEKLTSTVTGIADALNEELSGFAHADVTDFIHAQLRVLNQHLDGIKLLGVAPDNIAAGILSIGEYISVTLFSGILSAKGVKNRIIDPVTYILAEGEYLDSIADVSLSKARFTDVPIDGRELLVMPGFVAANEAGEKVTLGRNGSDYSAAILAACIDASCCEIWTDVDGVYNADPNQVEGAVLLDKLTYQEAMELSYFGAKVLHPKTIGPIAQHHIPCLIRNTLNPAAPGTLISNEASEKWTSVKGISQLDNVTMFNVAGPGLKGMVGMASRVFEVMSNANISISLITQSSSEYSISFCIQSKDADRALNLLEDAFALELQNQLLDPIEVRHDLAIVTLVGDGMRHAKGLAARFFNSLAQARVNNVAIAQGSSERSISTVIENKRAKKAVKVIHQNFFSDRHTIDVFLVGCGNVGTELLSQIAKQQPALLNRNVQLRVYGIANSRKLLLNSQGIDLSQDWKPALDAASEGLSIERLQQFVDENSLVNPVIVDCTSHDAIAQQYVDMMENGFHVVTPNKKANTSSLDYYRKLKKTALSTNRQYLYETTVGAGLPVIDNLQKLFSAGDVLHRFEGILSGSLSYVFGKLEDGMSLSQATSTAKDNGYTEPDPRDDLSGMDVARKLLIMAREADLELELSDIEIESVLPAGFAEDCSIEEFMTQLPELDAEFAKRVDAAKAEGKVLRYIGSIEGDKCKVTIQAVPASNPLSQVKDGENALAINSDYYQPIPYVIRGYGAGGTVTAAGVFADILRTMPWKQMAH encoded by the coding sequence ATGAAAGTCTTAAAGTTTGGGGGCTCATCACTTGCCGACGCACCGCGCTACTTGCGCGTGAACGACATTAGCACGGCCACCCACCAAACCGATGGCGCTGCAGTGGTACTTTCTGCCCCTAAAGGGGTAACGAATGCATTGTCACTTTTATGTGAGCAGGCAGCCGCTGGCGAAGATTTCCACCCTCTATTTGAAAAATTGACGTCTACCGTGACCGGTATTGCTGATGCACTAAACGAAGAGCTCAGCGGCTTCGCACACGCCGATGTTACCGACTTCATTCATGCGCAACTGCGTGTACTTAATCAACACCTCGATGGTATTAAACTATTAGGTGTTGCACCTGACAATATTGCCGCAGGGATTTTAAGTATTGGCGAGTACATCTCGGTAACGCTATTTAGCGGCATATTAAGCGCTAAAGGTGTTAAAAATCGTATTATCGACCCGGTGACTTACATTCTTGCAGAAGGTGAGTACCTAGACAGCATTGCTGATGTTTCGTTAAGTAAAGCCCGTTTTACTGATGTGCCTATCGATGGTAGAGAGTTATTGGTCATGCCTGGATTTGTTGCTGCGAACGAGGCCGGTGAAAAAGTTACGCTTGGTCGCAATGGTTCTGACTACTCAGCGGCTATCTTAGCAGCTTGTATCGATGCGAGTTGTTGTGAAATTTGGACTGACGTAGACGGTGTTTACAATGCCGATCCGAATCAAGTTGAAGGGGCGGTATTGCTTGATAAGCTTACTTATCAAGAAGCCATGGAGCTTTCATACTTTGGTGCAAAAGTACTTCACCCGAAAACTATCGGCCCTATTGCCCAGCACCATATTCCTTGTTTGATTCGTAATACGCTGAACCCAGCGGCCCCTGGTACGTTGATTAGTAATGAAGCCAGCGAAAAGTGGACGTCGGTTAAAGGTATCTCTCAACTTGATAATGTCACTATGTTCAACGTGGCAGGCCCTGGTCTTAAAGGCATGGTTGGCATGGCGAGCCGTGTGTTTGAGGTGATGTCGAATGCGAATATTTCAATAAGCTTAATCACTCAGTCTTCTTCTGAATACTCAATAAGCTTCTGTATTCAAAGTAAAGACGCGGATCGCGCGTTAAACTTGTTAGAAGATGCCTTTGCGCTAGAGTTGCAAAACCAATTGTTAGACCCTATCGAAGTGCGCCATGACTTAGCGATTGTTACCTTAGTGGGTGACGGTATGCGTCATGCGAAAGGCTTGGCTGCACGCTTCTTTAACTCGTTGGCGCAAGCTCGCGTTAATAACGTGGCAATTGCGCAAGGGTCTTCAGAACGTTCTATTTCAACAGTTATCGAAAACAAGCGGGCGAAAAAAGCGGTTAAGGTTATCCACCAGAATTTTTTCTCAGACCGCCATACCATTGATGTATTTTTGGTAGGGTGCGGCAACGTGGGTACTGAGCTTTTAAGCCAAATTGCAAAACAACAGCCAGCTTTACTTAATCGTAATGTACAGCTGCGGGTATACGGTATTGCGAATAGCCGTAAGTTGTTACTTAACAGTCAAGGCATAGATTTAAGCCAGGACTGGAAGCCAGCATTAGATGCGGCCAGTGAAGGGCTTTCCATTGAACGTTTACAACAGTTTGTGGACGAGAACAGTTTGGTAAACCCGGTCATTGTTGATTGCACTAGCCACGATGCTATTGCTCAGCAATATGTAGACATGATGGAAAACGGTTTTCACGTAGTGACACCGAATAAGAAAGCGAATACCAGCTCACTCGACTATTACCGTAAGTTGAAGAAAACAGCATTATCTACGAATCGTCAGTATCTATATGAAACTACGGTAGGCGCGGGATTACCGGTAATCGACAACCTTCAAAAACTATTCAGTGCAGGTGATGTATTACACCGTTTTGAAGGCATATTATCGGGCAGTTTGTCTTACGTATTTGGCAAGTTAGAAGATGGAATGTCGCTATCTCAAGCTACAAGTACAGCGAAAGATAATGGCTATACCGAGCCAGATCCTCGTGATGACTTAAGCGGAATGGACGTTGCCCGTAAGCTTCTTATTATGGCCCGTGAAGCAGACTTAGAACTTGAGCTTTCTGATATTGAAATAGAATCGGTACTACCAGCTGGTTTTGCTGAAGACTGTTCCATTGAAGAATTCATGACACAGTTGCCTGAACTTGATGCTGAATTTGCCAAGCGTGTAGATGCAGCTAAAGCCGAAGGAAAAGTGCTTCGCTATATTGGCAGCATTGAAGGCGACAAGTGTAAGGTAACCATTCAAGCAGTACCTGCATCTAACCCATTATCGCAAGTGAAAGACGGCGAAAATGCACTGGCTATTAACAGTGACTATTATCAGCCCATCCCTTATGTGATTCGAGGCTATGGTGCGGGTGGTACGGTAACGGCTGCGGGTGTATTTGCAGATATACTACGTACTATGCCATGGAAGCAAATGGCACACTAA
- the thrB gene encoding homoserine kinase: protein MKALRAYAPASIGNVSLGFDVLGAALAPVDGSRLGDEVDIESADTFSLTTVGPFAHKLPGDADSNIVTQCYHYFCAQMEKVGKATSPVAMTLSKNLPIGSGLGSSASSIVAAFVALNAFYDYPFDEDTLLTMMGELEGQISGSIHYDNVAPCYVGGMTLMTGATSPVTLSLPLVKDWYYAICYSGISVSTAAARDILPKQVDMATALTFGRQLGVFVHALNAGENDLAASVMKDVIAEPYRKQLLPGFDEARAFSEQEGALAFGISGSGPTVFAVCDSKEKAQRIVAYLDEHYIQNEDGFSHVCQIPEQGTTVGPIA from the coding sequence ATGAAAGCATTACGAGCATATGCGCCAGCATCTATTGGCAATGTAAGTTTAGGGTTTGATGTACTAGGTGCCGCACTTGCCCCTGTCGATGGTTCGCGCTTGGGCGACGAAGTGGATATTGAAAGTGCAGATACCTTTTCGTTAACCACGGTTGGCCCTTTCGCACACAAATTGCCTGGCGACGCAGACAGCAATATTGTGACGCAATGCTATCACTACTTTTGTGCGCAAATGGAGAAAGTCGGAAAAGCGACATCACCAGTGGCGATGACTTTATCGAAAAATTTGCCAATAGGCAGCGGTTTGGGGTCGAGCGCAAGCTCTATTGTTGCTGCTTTTGTTGCATTAAACGCTTTTTATGATTATCCCTTCGATGAAGACACTTTATTGACCATGATGGGTGAACTAGAAGGGCAAATCAGCGGTAGCATTCACTACGACAACGTGGCGCCATGTTATGTTGGCGGCATGACATTGATGACTGGGGCAACATCTCCTGTAACCTTGTCGCTGCCTTTAGTGAAAGACTGGTATTATGCTATTTGTTATTCTGGCATTAGCGTATCTACGGCAGCCGCCCGTGACATATTACCCAAGCAGGTTGATATGGCCACGGCGCTCACTTTTGGTCGCCAGTTAGGGGTGTTTGTACACGCCTTGAATGCAGGTGAAAATGATCTTGCTGCCTCGGTAATGAAAGATGTAATTGCAGAACCGTATCGTAAACAGTTACTGCCGGGTTTCGATGAAGCAAGAGCCTTCAGTGAACAAGAAGGCGCGTTAGCCTTTGGTATTTCGGGTTCCGGCCCAACCGTATTCGCCGTATGTGACAGTAAAGAAAAAGCGCAGCGTATCGTTGCCTATTTAGACGAACACTATATTCAAAATGAAGATGGCTTTAGCCATGTGTGCCAAATCCCTGAGCAGGGAACCACGGTTGGCCCTATCGCTTAA
- the thrC gene encoding threonine synthase has product MELVNLKDAQDTASFAEAVKRGLGKQQGLYFPTHIPKLDNIDELLEMPFAARSIAVLRAIIGDELNNGELEEIVNTAFAFGAPVEQVSDNIYTLELFHGPTLAFKDFGGRFMAQTLSRISEGKPVTILTATSGDTGAAVAHAFHGIENINVVILFPKGKISALQEKLFTTLGGNIHTVAVESDFDECQSLVKASFDDPDIREGLHLNSANSINISRLLAQVCYYFEAVSQLPKDKRDQLVISVPSGNFGNLTAGMIAKSMGLPIKRFIAATNANDTVPRYLKTGEWAPKKTVATMSNAMDVSQPNNWPRIEALIEQGYVDKGCLKGEMVDEEYTQLAMRQLAQLGYTSEPHAAIAYRAVSHDLEDGEIGLFLGTAHPAKFRETVENVLGTPISLPKPLADVAGEDSLAVDLPASYDALKQHMLDLLKA; this is encoded by the coding sequence GTGGAATTGGTTAATTTAAAAGATGCACAGGACACTGCCTCATTTGCCGAAGCAGTTAAAAGAGGGTTGGGTAAGCAACAAGGTTTGTATTTCCCGACGCATATTCCAAAGCTAGATAATATTGATGAACTGCTTGAAATGCCGTTCGCGGCGCGCAGCATAGCGGTACTTCGTGCCATTATTGGTGATGAGCTTAACAATGGCGAATTAGAAGAAATCGTGAATACCGCGTTTGCTTTTGGCGCGCCGGTAGAGCAGGTAAGCGACAATATTTATACTTTGGAGCTTTTCCACGGACCAACGTTGGCGTTTAAAGATTTTGGTGGTCGCTTCATGGCGCAAACCCTATCAAGAATTAGTGAAGGTAAACCAGTCACTATTCTTACCGCCACTTCTGGTGATACAGGTGCTGCGGTAGCGCATGCGTTTCACGGTATTGAAAATATCAATGTGGTCATTCTTTTCCCTAAAGGCAAAATTAGCGCCCTGCAAGAAAAGCTGTTCACCACTCTTGGTGGCAATATCCATACAGTAGCTGTTGAATCTGATTTTGATGAATGTCAGTCCTTAGTAAAAGCATCATTCGACGACCCAGACATCCGTGAAGGTTTACACCTTAACTCGGCTAACTCGATTAATATCAGTCGCTTGCTAGCCCAAGTATGTTATTACTTTGAAGCGGTAAGCCAATTACCTAAAGATAAGCGTGATCAACTAGTTATCTCTGTACCAAGTGGAAACTTTGGTAACTTAACCGCCGGTATGATTGCAAAATCAATGGGCTTGCCAATTAAACGCTTTATCGCTGCCACTAACGCTAATGATACTGTGCCACGCTATTTAAAAACTGGCGAGTGGGCGCCGAAGAAGACTGTCGCTACTATGTCGAACGCGATGGATGTTAGCCAACCTAACAACTGGCCGCGCATTGAAGCCTTAATCGAGCAGGGCTATGTTGATAAAGGCTGCTTAAAAGGCGAAATGGTAGATGAAGAGTACACTCAGCTAGCTATGCGCCAATTAGCGCAATTAGGCTATACCAGTGAGCCTCATGCTGCTATTGCTTACCGTGCAGTTAGCCACGATTTAGAAGACGGCGAAATTGGCCTATTCTTAGGTACTGCGCATCCTGCGAAATTCCGCGAAACGGTAGAAAACGTGCTGGGCACGCCTATTAGCTTGCCTAAGCCGTTAGCTGATGTAGCCGGTGAAGACAGCCTTGCTGTTGATTTGCCTGCATCTTACGATGCGCTTAAACAGCACATGTTGGATTTACTAAAAGCGTGA
- the ung gene encoding uracil-DNA glycosylase, with product MTTWAQALGSEEDKPYFKALMQKVESEREAGKVIYPPSEDVFNALTMTPLEKVKVVILGQDPYHGPHQAHGLCFSVLPNIKTPPSLVNIYKELANDITDFSIPNHGTLTSWAEQGVLLLNTVLTVEQGKANSHAKWGWETYTDALIEAINTHAENVVFLLWGSHAQKKGKHIKRTKHCVLHAPHPSPLSAYRGFFGCHHFSDTNAYLASKGLSPILWQV from the coding sequence GTGACCACATGGGCACAAGCATTGGGCAGTGAAGAAGATAAGCCTTACTTCAAAGCCCTAATGCAAAAAGTAGAATCTGAACGTGAAGCGGGTAAAGTCATTTACCCGCCTTCAGAAGATGTATTTAACGCCCTGACGATGACACCGCTAGAAAAAGTAAAGGTGGTGATATTGGGGCAAGATCCTTATCACGGCCCACATCAAGCTCATGGCTTATGCTTCTCGGTATTGCCAAACATTAAAACACCTCCCTCGCTGGTTAATATTTATAAAGAATTAGCCAATGATATTACCGACTTTTCCATTCCGAACCACGGCACGCTTACCTCTTGGGCCGAACAAGGTGTACTGCTGCTTAATACCGTGTTAACGGTAGAGCAGGGCAAGGCGAATAGTCATGCCAAGTGGGGATGGGAAACTTATACTGATGCGCTAATAGAGGCAATTAACACGCACGCAGAAAACGTGGTGTTTTTATTGTGGGGCAGTCATGCACAAAAGAAAGGCAAGCATATCAAACGCACTAAGCACTGTGTGCTACATGCGCCACATCCGTCACCGTTATCAGCCTACCGAGGCTTCTTTGGCTGTCACCACTTTAGCGACACCAATGCCTACCTAGCAAGCAAAGGACTTTCACCCATTCTTTGGCAGGTATAG
- a CDS encoding DUF3545 family protein yields the protein MDKSDLFAMLDIEASPAKTKSKKRKWREIEALQDRFKLEKELSELDCGFEYELETLER from the coding sequence GTGGACAAATCAGACTTATTTGCCATGTTAGATATTGAAGCAAGCCCAGCGAAAACAAAAAGTAAAAAACGCAAGTGGAGAGAGATTGAAGCGCTTCAAGATCGCTTCAAACTGGAAAAGGAGCTCTCTGAACTCGATTGTGGTTTCGAATACGAGTTAGAAACACTGGAAAGATAA